The following proteins are encoded in a genomic region of Micrococcaceae bacterium Sec5.8:
- the hutH gene encoding histidine ammonia-lyase, with amino-acid sequence MTLTTHESLTVTLGSSGVTAEDVVAVARHDARVAISPDALATVAKVRAHIDSLASSDVPAYGISTGFGALANRHIPNELRTQLQKSLIRSHAAGMGPAVEREVVRGIMFLRAKTLASGRTGVRPVVLQTMVDVLNAGITPVVREFGSLGCSGDLAPLSHCALVLMGEGEATGPDGEEYGAKGGRPVAELLAEHGIEPVILAEKEGLALVNGTEGMLGMLLMAIADLRQLLTTADITAALSVEALLGTDQVFLPELHAALRPHPGQAAAADNMLRVLSNSPIVASHRINDTKVQDAYSLRCAPQVAGAVRDTVDHAALVASRELAAAIDNPVVLPDGRVSSNGNFHGAPVAYVLDFLAIAVADLSSIAERRTDRMLDPARSHGLPAFLAADPGVDSGLMIAQYTQAGLVSDNKRLAVPASVDSIPSSAMQEDHVSMGWHAARKLRRGVENLRRVLAIELVTAARALDIRTQLSGGELTPGPAGTAVVAALREVVEGPGTDRFLSPELEAADLLLASGKVRAAAESAVGNLA; translated from the coding sequence ATGACTCTCACCACCCATGAATCACTCACCGTCACCCTCGGCTCCAGCGGCGTAACCGCGGAGGACGTCGTCGCCGTCGCCCGCCACGACGCCCGGGTGGCCATTTCGCCGGACGCGCTGGCGACCGTGGCCAAGGTCCGCGCCCACATCGACAGCCTTGCCTCCAGCGATGTGCCGGCCTACGGCATCTCCACCGGATTCGGGGCGCTGGCCAACCGGCACATTCCCAACGAGCTGCGCACCCAGCTGCAGAAGTCCCTGATCCGCAGCCATGCCGCGGGCATGGGCCCCGCCGTGGAGCGCGAGGTGGTCCGCGGCATCATGTTCCTGCGCGCCAAGACGCTCGCCTCCGGGCGGACCGGCGTCCGCCCCGTGGTGCTCCAGACCATGGTGGATGTGCTCAACGCCGGCATCACCCCGGTGGTCCGCGAATTCGGTTCCCTCGGCTGCTCGGGTGACCTCGCGCCGCTGTCCCACTGCGCCCTGGTCCTGATGGGCGAAGGCGAAGCCACCGGCCCGGACGGAGAAGAGTACGGCGCCAAGGGTGGGCGGCCGGTCGCTGAACTCCTCGCCGAGCACGGGATCGAGCCCGTGATCCTGGCCGAAAAAGAGGGCCTGGCCCTGGTCAACGGCACTGAGGGCATGCTGGGCATGCTGCTGATGGCCATTGCGGACCTCCGGCAGCTGCTCACGACGGCGGACATCACCGCCGCGCTCAGCGTCGAGGCGCTGCTCGGCACGGACCAGGTGTTCCTGCCCGAGCTGCACGCGGCCCTCCGGCCGCACCCGGGCCAGGCCGCCGCCGCGGACAACATGCTCCGCGTCCTGTCCAACTCCCCGATCGTGGCCTCGCATCGGATCAACGACACCAAGGTCCAGGACGCCTACTCGCTGCGTTGCGCACCCCAGGTGGCCGGCGCCGTCCGCGACACCGTGGACCACGCAGCCCTGGTCGCCTCCCGGGAGCTGGCCGCCGCGATCGACAACCCGGTGGTCCTGCCGGACGGCCGGGTCAGCTCCAACGGCAACTTCCACGGCGCCCCGGTGGCCTACGTGCTGGACTTCCTGGCCATCGCCGTCGCGGACCTAAGTTCCATTGCCGAGCGCCGGACCGACCGGATGCTGGATCCGGCCCGCTCGCATGGACTGCCGGCGTTCCTGGCCGCGGATCCCGGCGTCGACTCCGGGCTGATGATTGCCCAGTACACCCAGGCGGGGCTGGTCTCGGACAACAAGAGGCTGGCCGTCCCGGCGTCGGTGGATTCGATCCCGAGCTCCGCGATGCAGGAGGACCACGTGTCGATGGGCTGGCATGCGGCGCGCAAGCTCCGCCGCGGTGTGGAGAACCTGCGCCGGGTTCTTGCGATCGAACTCGTGACGGCGGCACGTGCACTGGACATCCGAACACAGCTTTCCGGTGGCGAACTCACGCCGGGACCAGCGGGGACCGCCGTGGTCGCCGCCCTGCGCGAGGTGGTCGAGGGCCCGGGCACGGACCGGTTCCTCTCTCCTGAGCTGGAAGCGGCGGACCTTCTGCTTGCCTCGGGCAAGGTGCGGGCGGCGGCCGAATCCGCCGTCGGAAATCTCGCCTGA
- a CDS encoding cation:proton antiporter yields MFEAPSIIFTVAGLAVFAAALLPKLLNKAPLSMPMVFLGAGMLAFTFMPDLPNPDPLQHREFTAHLTEICVIISLMGAGLALDRPVSKRGWSTTWRMLGIAMPLCIVGLTLLGLGVLGLGLGAALLVAAALAPTDPVLASEVQVGEPADDEDESARGEDEIRFGLTSEAGLNDGLAFPFVYLAIAISLVGPSPSQWFVSWFATDVLWRIGMGLFLGWLAGKALSLLFFSARDSIRLSNHSEGFVALAATFLAYGVTEMLSGYGFIAVFICAVTIRAAERTHGFHRVMHSYVEQIERLLTVVILVLLGGAIARGLLAGIGWVEILVALAFLLVVRPLAGWIGLARGKTGPRERIAIAFFGIRGIGSLYYLAYALGKGDFDAQAQQLWAFIGLVVAMSIVLHGATTAPVMNRLDRLREKRAVQQHGDDGKAQVTPI; encoded by the coding sequence GTGTTTGAGGCCCCCAGCATCATCTTTACGGTGGCCGGCCTGGCCGTTTTTGCGGCCGCGCTTCTGCCCAAGCTGCTGAACAAAGCGCCGCTGTCCATGCCGATGGTGTTTCTGGGCGCCGGAATGTTGGCCTTCACGTTCATGCCGGACCTGCCGAACCCGGATCCCCTGCAGCACCGGGAGTTCACCGCCCATCTGACGGAAATCTGCGTCATCATCTCGCTGATGGGAGCCGGCCTCGCCCTGGACCGCCCCGTGAGCAAACGCGGCTGGTCCACCACCTGGCGGATGCTTGGCATTGCCATGCCGCTCTGCATTGTTGGCCTCACCCTGCTGGGACTCGGGGTGCTGGGCCTCGGGCTTGGAGCCGCGCTGCTGGTCGCGGCGGCGCTCGCGCCGACCGACCCTGTGCTGGCCTCGGAGGTCCAAGTGGGCGAACCCGCCGACGACGAGGATGAATCCGCCCGCGGCGAGGACGAAATCCGCTTCGGCCTCACCTCCGAGGCAGGCCTGAATGACGGACTGGCGTTCCCGTTTGTGTATCTGGCCATCGCCATCAGCCTGGTGGGCCCGTCGCCGTCTCAGTGGTTTGTTTCCTGGTTTGCCACCGACGTCCTCTGGCGGATCGGCATGGGGCTTTTCCTCGGCTGGCTCGCCGGAAAGGCGTTGAGCCTGCTGTTCTTCTCCGCCCGCGACAGCATCCGGCTGTCCAACCACTCCGAGGGCTTCGTGGCGCTCGCGGCGACCTTCCTGGCCTACGGCGTGACGGAAATGCTCTCAGGTTACGGATTCATCGCCGTCTTTATTTGTGCGGTGACCATCCGGGCCGCCGAACGGACGCATGGATTCCACCGCGTGATGCACTCCTACGTGGAACAGATCGAACGGCTGCTCACAGTGGTCATCCTGGTGCTTCTGGGCGGCGCGATAGCCCGGGGCCTGCTGGCCGGCATCGGTTGGGTAGAGATCCTGGTGGCGCTGGCGTTCCTGCTCGTGGTCCGTCCACTCGCCGGTTGGATCGGCCTGGCGCGGGGAAAGACGGGGCCGCGGGAACGGATCGCCATCGCCTTCTTCGGCATCCGCGGCATCGGCTCGCTCTATTACCTGGCCTACGCGCTGGGCAAGGGCGACTTCGACGCGCAGGCCCAGCAACTGTGGGCGTTCATCGGCCTGGTGGTGGCCATGTCCATCGTGCTGCACGGCGCCACCACGGCGCCGGTCATGAACCGGCTCGACCGGCTCCGTGAAAAGCGGGCCGTGCAGCAGCATGGCGACGACGGCAAGGCGCAGGTCACGCCCATCTGA